A DNA window from Actinokineospora baliensis contains the following coding sequences:
- a CDS encoding extracellular solute-binding protein, with product MRRQPWRVRALAIATATALIATPSACGTGIVAHDPGAPLELTIATFTEFGYEDLLIEYQQTHPGIKVRHLRTGQGGPYHQQLFTRLGAGSGLADVVAIEEGYLSDALAASRRFHDLAAIGPREVTGDRWLDWKYAAAKAKDGSLIGYGTDIGPLAMCYRVDLLAAAGLPTAPEAVKPLFATWEAYFAAGDDYVARTGKPWFDSTAQIFNAMHNQLPTGYFDTDDTLVVASNPGIKRNWDAVTAAGARGQSAGLTAFSAEWEAGFRAAAFATKTCPSWMLGVIKAQAGPRGAGLWAVTDAFPGGGGNWGGSYLAVPKQSAHPREAAALAAWLTAPEQQLKAFASTGNFPSQVAALTSSRLVGTVDDYFGGARTGELFAAQARKVSAPQYKGPGDGRIQENVATPALRAVEQGTDPEQGWRRLVEGAGKITR from the coding sequence GTGCGCCGTCAACCGTGGAGGGTCCGCGCCCTCGCCATCGCCACCGCAACCGCCCTCATCGCCACACCGTCCGCCTGCGGCACCGGGATCGTCGCGCACGACCCGGGCGCCCCGCTGGAACTGACCATCGCCACGTTCACCGAGTTCGGCTACGAGGACCTGCTCATCGAGTACCAGCAGACCCACCCCGGGATCAAGGTCCGACACCTGCGAACGGGGCAAGGAGGCCCCTACCACCAACAATTGTTCACCCGCTTGGGTGCGGGATCCGGGCTCGCGGACGTGGTCGCGATCGAGGAGGGCTACCTCTCCGACGCGCTCGCCGCGTCCCGCCGCTTCCACGACCTGGCCGCGATCGGGCCGCGCGAGGTGACCGGTGACCGGTGGCTGGACTGGAAGTACGCCGCCGCCAAGGCCAAGGACGGCTCGCTCATCGGCTATGGAACCGACATCGGGCCGCTGGCGATGTGCTACCGGGTCGACCTGCTCGCCGCGGCGGGCCTGCCGACCGCGCCGGAGGCGGTCAAGCCGCTGTTCGCCACCTGGGAGGCCTACTTCGCCGCGGGTGACGACTACGTGGCGCGCACCGGCAAGCCGTGGTTCGACTCGACCGCGCAGATCTTCAACGCCATGCACAACCAGTTGCCCACCGGGTACTTCGACACCGACGACACGCTGGTGGTGGCGTCGAACCCGGGCATCAAGCGCAACTGGGACGCGGTGACCGCCGCGGGCGCGCGCGGCCAGTCCGCCGGGCTGACCGCGTTCTCCGCCGAGTGGGAGGCCGGGTTCCGGGCGGCGGCGTTCGCCACCAAGACGTGCCCGTCGTGGATGTTGGGCGTGATCAAGGCCCAGGCGGGCCCGCGCGGTGCGGGGCTGTGGGCGGTGACCGACGCGTTCCCCGGTGGCGGCGGCAACTGGGGCGGGTCGTACCTGGCGGTGCCCAAGCAGAGCGCCCACCCCAGGGAGGCCGCCGCGCTCGCGGCCTGGCTGACCGCGCCGGAGCAGCAGCTCAAGGCCTTCGCCAGCACCGGGAACTTCCCCAGCCAGGTCGCCGCGCTCACCTCGTCGCGGCTGGTCGGCACCGTCGACGACTACTTCGGCGGCGCCCGCACGGGTGAGCTGTTCGCCGCGCAGGCCCGCAAGGTGTCGGCCCCGCAGTACAAGGGGCCCGGCGACGGGCGCATCCAGGAGAACGTGGCGACCCCGGCGCTGCGGGCGGTGGAGCAGGGCACCGACCCGGAGCAGGGGTGGCGGCGGCTGGTCGAAGGCGCCGGGAAGATCACCAGGTGA
- a CDS encoding carbohydrate ABC transporter permease: protein MAAAGRRRREDHQVRFTPYLFIAPFFLLFVVTGLFPLLYTGYVSLFSWGLVDDAPSFVGLANYAELLGDERLGSAAVNTLSIFLLATGPQLVAAVVLAALLDAAPRGATGWRVAVLAPTAMSAVAVGVVFANLFGPRYGLVNEVLGALGLGAVDWQANRFGSHLVVAAMVNWRWTGYNALVVLAAMRAIPPSVHEAAIVDGAGRLRRFWHVTLPMLRPTLLFVVVTSTIGGLQVFTEPKLLDPQPGSANGGASGQFQTVALYLYQSAFETQRLGYASAVAWVLLVAVGALAWANYRLTRRLAGPDR, encoded by the coding sequence GTGGCGGCGGCTGGTCGAAGGCGCCGGGAAGATCACCAGGTGAGGTTCACGCCCTACCTGTTCATCGCGCCGTTCTTCCTGCTGTTCGTGGTCACCGGGCTGTTCCCGTTGCTCTACACGGGTTACGTCTCGCTGTTCTCCTGGGGCCTGGTCGACGACGCGCCCAGCTTCGTCGGCCTGGCCAACTACGCGGAGCTGCTCGGCGACGAGCGGCTGGGGTCCGCGGCGGTCAACACCCTGAGCATCTTCCTGCTCGCCACCGGCCCGCAGCTGGTGGCGGCGGTGGTCCTCGCGGCGCTGCTGGACGCGGCGCCGCGGGGGGCCACCGGGTGGCGGGTGGCGGTGCTGGCGCCGACGGCGATGAGCGCGGTGGCGGTGGGGGTGGTGTTCGCCAACCTGTTCGGGCCGCGCTACGGGCTGGTCAACGAGGTGCTCGGCGCGCTGGGGCTGGGCGCGGTGGACTGGCAGGCCAACCGGTTCGGCAGCCACCTGGTGGTCGCGGCCATGGTGAACTGGCGATGGACCGGGTACAACGCGCTCGTGGTGCTCGCCGCGATGCGGGCCATCCCGCCGTCGGTGCACGAAGCGGCCATTGTGGACGGTGCGGGTCGGCTGCGCCGGTTCTGGCACGTGACGCTGCCGATGCTGCGGCCGACGCTGCTGTTCGTCGTGGTCACCTCGACCATCGGCGGGCTGCAGGTGTTCACCGAGCCCAAGCTGCTCGACCCGCAACCGGGGTCGGCCAACGGCGGCGCGTCGGGGCAGTTCCAGACGGTCGCGCTCTACCTGTACCAGTCGGCGTTCGAGACGCAGCGGCTCGGCTACGCCTCGGCCGTGGCCTGGGTCCTGCTGGTCGCGGTCGGCGCGCTGGCGTGGGCGAACTACCGGCTGACCCGGCGGCTGGCGGGCCCCGACCGGTGA
- a CDS encoding carbohydrate ABC transporter permease, with product MGELPADPAAGGPRPVRTWVYGLLVAFVAGSLFPFCWAVLVGDQAAVSAVPLAPGGHFLANARRVFDTVPFWRALGNSALVAGTVTVSTVLFASLAGFAFARVRFPGRDRLFAFVVATMAVPTQLGVIPLYLAMAELGWAGGPQAVIVPNLVTALGVFWMRQYTVAAVPAELVDAARVDGCSLPRVYWHVCLPAVRPALASLGMFTFMASWNDFLWPLVVLDADHPTVQLALERLQSGHYVDYPLVLAGATLATVPVLVVFAVLGRRSVDGVALG from the coding sequence GTGGGCGAACTACCGGCTGACCCGGCGGCTGGCGGGCCCCGACCGGTGAGGACGTGGGTGTACGGGCTGCTGGTCGCGTTCGTCGCCGGGTCGCTGTTCCCGTTCTGCTGGGCGGTGCTGGTCGGCGACCAGGCGGCGGTGTCGGCGGTGCCGCTGGCCCCCGGCGGGCACTTCCTGGCCAACGCCCGGCGGGTTTTCGACACCGTGCCCTTCTGGCGCGCTCTCGGCAATAGCGCACTCGTGGCGGGCACCGTTACCGTGTCGACGGTGCTGTTCGCCAGCCTCGCCGGGTTCGCCTTCGCGCGGGTGCGCTTCCCCGGCCGCGACCGGCTCTTCGCGTTCGTGGTGGCGACGATGGCGGTGCCGACGCAACTCGGGGTCATCCCGCTGTACCTGGCGATGGCGGAACTGGGCTGGGCTGGTGGGCCGCAAGCGGTGATCGTGCCGAACCTGGTGACCGCGCTCGGGGTGTTCTGGATGCGGCAGTACACGGTCGCGGCGGTCCCCGCCGAACTGGTCGACGCGGCCAGGGTGGACGGCTGTTCGCTGCCGCGGGTCTACTGGCACGTCTGCCTGCCCGCGGTGCGGCCCGCGCTGGCGTCGCTGGGCATGTTCACGTTCATGGCCAGCTGGAACGACTTCCTGTGGCCGCTGGTGGTGCTCGACGCCGACCACCCGACTGTGCAACTTGCACTGGAGCGGCTGCAATCGGGGCACTACGTGGACTACCCACTCGTGCTCGCGGGCGCCACACTGGCCACTGTGCCGGTACTCGTGGTGTTCGCCGTGCTCGGTCGGCGCTCGGTCGACGGGGTCGCGCTGGGGTGA
- a CDS encoding LacI family DNA-binding transcriptional regulator, with protein MNLEAVARLAGVSRSTVSRVLNGSPGVSPRTRAAVLAAVSALRYRRNQAARSLASTTTDTVAVVISEDPDRTFDDAFLAGVLRGITAGLAGRRVVVAMNPFEVSDVDGAIVLSLSGHDPLPGRLPIPVVLVGRPLGPGVSYVDSDNLGGGALAGAHLVARGRSRVGVLAGPPDVAACVDRVAGLRRALGSAVPAGVVPCALTTEAGAAAMAGLLATTPDLDGVFCASDTIAIGALRYLRSVGTAVPESLSVVSFDDTALAQVCTPTLTTVRHSPENLGSTAAWRLAAQLAGEQDLPQSIVLPTELVVRESS; from the coding sequence GTGAACCTGGAAGCGGTCGCCCGGTTGGCCGGTGTGTCCCGGTCGACGGTCTCGCGCGTCCTCAACGGCTCGCCCGGGGTCAGCCCGCGGACCAGGGCCGCGGTGCTGGCGGCGGTGTCGGCGCTGCGGTACCGGCGCAACCAGGCCGCGCGGTCGTTGGCCAGCACCACGACCGACACCGTGGCGGTGGTGATCTCCGAGGACCCCGACCGCACCTTCGACGACGCGTTCCTGGCGGGGGTGCTGCGCGGCATCACCGCGGGACTGGCCGGTCGGCGGGTGGTGGTCGCGATGAACCCGTTCGAAGTGTCCGACGTGGACGGTGCGATAGTGCTGAGCCTCAGCGGCCACGACCCGCTACCGGGACGGCTGCCGATCCCGGTGGTCCTGGTCGGCCGCCCACTCGGCCCCGGTGTGTCCTATGTAGATTCAGACAACCTCGGCGGCGGGGCGCTGGCAGGAGCGCACCTGGTGGCACGGGGCCGTTCGCGAGTAGGCGTACTGGCCGGTCCCCCCGACGTCGCGGCCTGCGTCGACCGGGTGGCGGGCCTGCGCCGAGCCCTCGGGTCTGCGGTGCCCGCTGGGGTGGTGCCGTGCGCCCTGACAACCGAAGCAGGCGCGGCGGCGATGGCAGGCCTCCTGGCGACGACCCCGGACCTGGACGGCGTGTTCTGCGCCTCCGACACCATCGCGATCGGTGCCCTCCGCTACCTGCGGTCAGTGGGCACGGCAGTCCCCGAATCCCTCTCGGTGGTGAGCTTCGACGACACAGCCCTGGCCCAGGTGTGCACCCCAACCCTGACCACGGTCCGCCACTCCCCCGAAAACCTCGGCAGCACAGCGGCCTGGCGGCTGGCGGCGCAACTGGCGGGAGAGCAGGACCTGCCCCAGTCGATCGTGCTCCCCACGGAACTGGTGGTTCGCGAATCGAGCTAG
- a CDS encoding MbtH family protein — translation MRDDIAYQVLVNDEDQYSLWPAHRDIPAGWRAEGTTGTKEECSAHVDKVWTDMRPKSLREAMDQA, via the coding sequence GTGAGGGACGACATCGCCTACCAGGTCCTGGTCAACGACGAGGACCAGTACTCCCTGTGGCCCGCCCACCGCGACATCCCCGCGGGCTGGCGCGCCGAGGGCACCACCGGCACCAAAGAAGAGTGCTCCGCCCACGTCGACAAGGTGTGGACCGACATGCGCCCCAAGTCCCTGCGCGAAGCCATGGACCAGGCCTGA
- a CDS encoding MFS transporter, with translation MTVEREVDTAVVPLSRNRNYTLLWVGQACAEVGFSASMIAFPLLVLALTGSAAASGLVLAADAVAQLAVGLPAGALVDRWDRRKVMLACEAANIVALGSLVGAVVVGVATIPHMVAVAVVLGVCRALFEPAEDASLPALVPDEQLATAVSMNAARSSIGQMAGNALGGVLFAVGRWVPFLLDLITHFISLVAISFIRVPRRPPAPREETHLGREILAGMRWVWAHREVRVTAVCALALNLFFSAYYLVVIVLAERAGVGAAEIGIMAAMLGVGGIAGSLVAPYLHRVLSPYVSIAGVFWALTLLAPLAVLIDSGLLLGALFAGMALFAPTANTTITTHQLLLTPDALRGRLSGVMSVVVGGAAALGPALGGVLVEVVSPDTAVLVAAAGMAAVTLLVTVNPTLRRYPGKREEAQ, from the coding sequence GTGACCGTTGAGCGCGAGGTCGACACGGCGGTGGTGCCGTTGTCGCGCAATCGCAACTACACGCTGCTCTGGGTGGGGCAGGCGTGTGCCGAGGTCGGGTTCAGTGCCTCGATGATCGCCTTCCCGCTGCTGGTCCTGGCGCTGACCGGCTCGGCGGCGGCGTCTGGGCTGGTGCTGGCGGCTGATGCTGTTGCGCAGCTCGCGGTGGGGCTGCCCGCTGGGGCTTTGGTGGACCGGTGGGATCGGCGGAAGGTGATGCTCGCCTGCGAGGCCGCCAACATTGTGGCGCTGGGGTCGTTGGTGGGCGCTGTTGTGGTTGGGGTGGCTACTATCCCGCACATGGTCGCGGTGGCTGTGGTGCTTGGGGTCTGCCGCGCGTTGTTTGAGCCCGCTGAGGATGCGAGCCTGCCCGCGCTGGTGCCCGATGAGCAGTTGGCGACGGCCGTTTCGATGAACGCGGCTCGGTCGTCGATCGGGCAGATGGCGGGGAACGCGCTGGGTGGGGTGTTGTTCGCGGTGGGCAGGTGGGTGCCGTTCCTGCTGGACCTCATCACCCACTTCATCTCGCTCGTCGCGATCTCCTTCATCCGCGTCCCCCGCCGCCCACCGGCTCCCCGGGAGGAGACGCACCTCGGGCGCGAGATCCTGGCTGGTATGCGGTGGGTGTGGGCGCACCGCGAGGTTCGGGTCACGGCCGTGTGCGCGTTGGCGCTCAACCTGTTCTTCAGCGCGTACTACCTCGTCGTCATCGTGTTGGCGGAGCGGGCGGGGGTGGGGGCGGCCGAGATCGGGATCATGGCGGCCATGCTCGGGGTCGGGGGGATCGCCGGGTCGTTGGTGGCGCCGTACCTGCACCGGGTGCTCTCGCCGTACGTGTCCATCGCCGGGGTGTTCTGGGCGCTCACCCTGCTCGCCCCGCTGGCCGTGCTCATCGACAGCGGCCTGCTGCTCGGCGCCCTGTTCGCCGGGATGGCGCTGTTCGCGCCGACCGCGAACACCACGATCACCACCCACCAGCTCCTGCTCACCCCGGACGCCCTGCGCGGGCGGCTCAGCGGGGTGATGAGCGTCGTCGTCGGCGGCGCTGCGGCGCTGGGGCCCGCTTTGGGCGGGGTGCTCGTCGAAGTCGTGTCCCCGGACACCGCGGTGCTGGTGGCCGCGGCGGGGATGGCGGCGGTGACCCTGCTCGTGACAGTCAACCCGACGCTGCGTCGGTATCCAGGGAAGAGAGAGGAAGCACAGTGA